The nucleotide sequence CTCGTCCAGTCCGTCGCCATTGATGTCCGCGACCGATGCCTGGCTTTCAAGGAACGTCTTCGTGTCTGTCGTCCACAGCGGCATAAGTTCCAAAGGGGACGGCGCGGCGGCACGGGCGCCGCCCGCGGCCATTAGGCCCATGACAATGAGAAATACAACGGCTACACGGCAGGCAATAGCGTTTTTCATGCGATTCTCCTCGGACTTGCGATGTACGCGTAGCCGATTATGCCCAATTCGGGCGCCCGTTCACACCCCGCGCGCGGCCCCGGAAAAACAGGGACCCTTGCGACTGATTGCATTCACGACGGAAATCGCATACCCTGTTTTCGACACAACGGAACGAAAGGAGCCAGCGCATGGCGGATGAATGTATTTTTTGCAAGATTGCGTCGGGAGAAATCCCCTGCGAGGCCGTTTATGAGGACGAGGACGTCTTTGCGTTTCGGGACCTTCACCCCGGCGCGCCGTCGCACGTGTTGGTGATTCCGCGCCGCCATATCCCGCGGATCACGGACACGGACGACGCCGAACTCTTGGGCAAACTCCTGATCGGCGCCAACAAGGTTGCCGAAAAGGAAGGCCTTATCGAAAAAGGGTTCCGTTACGCAGTCAATTTCGGCGAACACGGCGGCCAACTGGTCATGCACGTCCACATCCATGTGCTGGGCGGGCGGCCGTTGGCATGGCCGCCGGGTTGATGGAACCCGGGAGAAGCACAGGCATGATTGACGCCCATACCCGGTTGTGCGCGGTCATCGGCAATCCGGTCGGCCATTCCCTGTCGCCGGCCATCCACAATGCCGCCTTTCAGGCCCTGGGATTGAACTACGTCTACGTCGCGTTTTCCGTGACGGACGTCGCCGGCTGCCTTGCGGGCATGCGCGCCATGTCCGGTTTTCGCGGCATGAGCGTTACCATTCCCCATAAGCGGGCGGTCATGGA is from Candidatus Hydrogenedentota bacterium and encodes:
- a CDS encoding histidine triad nucleotide-binding protein translates to MADECIFCKIASGEIPCEAVYEDEDVFAFRDLHPGAPSHVLVIPRRHIPRITDTDDAELLGKLLIGANKVAEKEGLIEKGFRYAVNFGEHGGQLVMHVHIHVLGGRPLAWPPG